The sequence TAAATCACTTCAgacaggaacatcaggaacaggagtaagatgTTCAACCCCTCAAACGTGTTCCATTCTTCAATTTGACAGGTCTGCAAAGAGGGAaaataaatacttgcatttatttcaTAATAGCTTTGATCAGGTTACACCCATTCCCCCACCACAGCTGTTCCCTGCTGAGCCTGTGACTGACCTACTTGTTCTAGTTTTTCAGCTTCAGGCACAGAGACACCAACTTGCAAATGTTCTGTGGGAGATGCAATTTCTAGGTAAAATTAAGCCTCACTCGCAATCTCATGATAGGACTCTGAGATCTCAGGGTTTTTTCACAGGCATTGACATCCTTCTCCTCTCCGGATAGATCATGGAAATGGAGTTCCAGATTGTTGGTGTTTGGATACAGGTTGCAAGTAAAAAGCGGGCCAAGTCTCTGTTGTACGCAGTGTGTTTAGTGTTGGCACCCATTGTTACCAGCAGCAAGATGAGTGGGGTGGCTGCACACCCAAGAGCTGGctggtgactgtctctctcgGCAAGTGCTAATCAAGGCATCGTCGACCCAGGGAACACATTAAAGCTGTTATCTCATTAACACGTTGTTAAATCAGAATGAAGCCAAAACAGTTCAGCTTTGAGAGTTAGTAGGAAGTGCTGGTCAAGCATATGATGGCAAGAGATACAGATTGAGGAAGCAATTAGACTTTGTTAGTGGGGTATAGTTGGGTGGACAGCTGAATGGGGTGAAGGGGTAGCTGGTTAGGAAATGTGGAGTTCTACTCTGACTTGCCTTTTCTAACAAAACAGGAATATAGGAGAAAAGTTTGAACTTAGACAACCTTTTGCACACTTGGTGTGAACAATGGTACCGTGTTATTGGTTACGTGGTCATAAATAAAGCCAATATTGAATAACAAGCCACGTAGTTTTCATGTCCGATGAGTGGATGGGAGCAACAAAGGAAATTTTGTGGAAACATATATTACAGACCCCTCATTGGGAATTGATGTGAATTATCCAAGGAGAGAAATGAATCTTCTAGCATTGGCGCCTAGTTTGGTCATTTTCATTACGCTATTCTTTTCTGGGTTGTGTTTTATTTGGACTTAAGTGGTATTTAGAAATGTAGTAAGATACAGGATCACAAAAAAAATTACCTGGCTCAGTCCAGTTTTGTTTTGTAAATTTAAGATGTTTTATTGTGGTATTTTACTGTTAATTTCTTGATTTTTATGCTTGTGAACTGAAGATAATAATTGAGAACCAAAGGTTTATAGCACTGCCAGAGAGATTTGTATTTGTAGAATCAGGTTATAGCATGGAAACATATAATTTGGACTGCCATGttgttagatttttttttaaagttggccCTCCAATGTGCTGTTCAAAAGATGAGTTAAATATAGAAAGTCTCTGTTGTGGAGAATAATCCCCTCAAGTGACATTAGAAAACTATAATTGAGCTGTACTTCTACTTGCATCATTTTTGTGTTGTATGTTATAATTATCACTAACTTTGCTGTGTTAAAACATCTGTAACAATCTTGGTTCATGATTAGCCTCCATTATTGTGTATGTTGTAAGTCTATTGCCAGAAAAGTTCTGTGGGTTTCATCATTGTTTTTGCACTCCACAACAGGACTAAAAGGAACAGAGTACAGATAAGATTTACTACTGTGGTTCCCGGGATAAGGGACTGTAGTTGTGTGTATAGACTGAAGAACCTGGACTTGTCCTCCTTAGCATAGAGAAGACTAAGAGGAAATTTGAAAGAGCTGcataaaatcatgaagggtttagccAGCGCATTTAGAgaaactgtctccagtggctcattGTTAACCagagaggcacagatttaatgtgGACTGTACTCACCTggatccattcttatctatcgAAACATAGCCAGAGAGtcacttgcaatggtttctcttcccacttCCACACCATTACTTCTGGTGTCcccaaggatttatccttggcCTTTTATATACTATCTGTATGTTGCCTCTCCCGGACATGGTCTGAAATAACAATGTCAATTTCCACATGTATGTTGATGACTCCCAGCTCTACTTTACCCCTCACTTCTTTCAATTCATCCAcaatctctaaattgtcagattgCTTGTCCAAGACctaatactggatgagcagaaattttctccatttaaatattgggaagatcaaagccattTACTTCAGCCCCCACCGTAAACCCTATTCCCTAGCCACCAACTGCATCCCCCTCCTTGGCAACTATCTGAGGCTGAGTCAGTCTGGTCACATccatggtgtcatatttgaccctgatatGAACTTCTGATCACATATCcacacctctgtaacattgtccaGTCCCATTGCTGTTTCAGTCATCAGctactgaaactctcattcatacCTTTGctacctctaaacttgactattacaatgcactcctggctggcctcccaaatTCTACCCTCTCTAAAGGTGAGGTTATTccagaactctgctgcctatatccGAAGTTCCATTCACCTATCTCACTGACctaattggctcctggtcaaaaaatacctcgattttaaaattctcaatcttgctttcaaatcccatcCCTTCATGAtattacccctccctatctctgtaatctcctccaggtccactaccctccaagatatctgatCTCCTCTAACCTCAATTATAATCACTCTAGAATCGGTGGCTTAAGCAGCCAagtccctaagctctggaattccctccctaaacttcaccTGTCtgactcactttcctcctttaagacactccataaaatctacctctttgacccatcttttggccatctgccttcATATTCATATGGGGAGGCAGTGACattgtagtattgtcactggactagtattccaaggtaatgccctggggacagagttcaaatcccacccaccatccagatggtgaaatttgaattcaataagaatctggaattaaatctgGTGATcagcatgaaaccattgccaattgtcataaaaacccatttggttcactattgccctttagggaaggaaatttgccatccttacctggtctggcctacatgtgactccatacccacagcaatgtggttgacttttaaatgccctcggaacaagggcaatcagggatgggcacaaagtgctggcctagccagtgacgcccagatCCTATGAACGAATTTTTGAAAAAATTTCTTGGGTGTAAAATTTTGTTTTagaatgcttctgtgaagcatgcCAGGATagcttattacattaaaggtgctatataaatacaggttaaTGTTTGTTACTTTGGACTAGATTTGCCTCCAGAATCCCAATCTGATATCAAGCAAGATAGTCAACGTTTCTTTCGCTCTCCCAACCCTACTGGCCTTGCTTTAGCATGTTAATGATGCCAGAGGCAGTGCTAAGACCCTGATGTATTTCCCACCTGTATTCTTGGTTggacgagtggcaagtaacagtcacacCACACCAGACCTtctccagcaagagaaaatccaaccatttccccttgacagtcaatggcattttATCGCTCTGTAACTGCACTGAGGTGCCACCATGAAGGGGACCAACCTTGTGTCAGCCTCCATTCCACTGCAGCGCTTGCCAACTGAAAGAGCCCCTATCACAAATGAGGCTTTTAGTGAAATTGTCAGTTCAATTGTTGTTGGAGCCTCTGAGTCTTCTTGTGTTGCTGTGACTGTCCCATGGTGACAAGACTAGGATTGTACACAAACTCTGTAAAATGCCGGCCTTGGCAGCAGGAATTCTGCTAGGAGCATGCCCTGGACACTAGATGACCCCAGAAAGAGTGGAACGCTACTAAACCAGAACACTGCTGTTAGGAGAGCCTTGGTCTTTAGgttgtgtttccaaatttagcAAAATTTGTGGTTATCTagtgacttaaaaaaaaatcttctgtcCAGACAAGATTAATAGGAAATAGAGACTTCCAAGTCAAGTGACAACAATTCATATTAAATTCTAAGTCCCTTGTAGGCTGTTGCAATGCCCACACAGCAGGATAAAAGGATCACTACACTACTGAGAGTTTGTCAAAACAAACACATGCCAGGGACCTTTTAAACTCCGAGAGTGGTTGGGGTTTAAAAATTGATTTTCAGAGTAAAAGTGCAGCCCAGATCCAACGAGCTCGCTAAATGGTTGTCAGGGAGGCTGTAACATTGCAAATGTTCACGAAGGGTGCATTGTAACAAGTGAAATCTTGTAGTCCACGTCCGCTCTTTCCTTTTTTACTAAACAGACCTCCAACTACTTATCTACTCATTGCACGTCCACCCAATTGGTCCCAGCATGCATTGACATTCATCATGAAGCAACTGAAAGAGATCTAATAATGGGCAAGATTTGGAAGTGACCTAAATCTATAAATCTTACATAGTTTTATGAAGAAAAGGGAAACTTAACATTTTGGCAAACATCTCTGTACATTAATTCCCTTGGTGAATTAAGATCCCCTGAACTTATGCTTCTAATCACTTCTACATGTTGCATCCAGTGTGACATTAGTAGAGGTAGAGGCAGGCTGCTGAGATCCTTGTCAATTGCTGAGATAAATTTGACCCATGCACTCTAGAATTTGGAGCCCCTGAGGATCCCATCAAAGACTGTTACACTTGCATTTGTGCAGAGGAAGACTCGGCCATCGGGAGCAGGGTGGGTATTGACTGAGGGGGTCAATGGGTGAGAAGTTTGAGCGCTTTGAGTAGCATTTCCATTTCAGTGGTACTCTTCAGCATCAACCCTCTCCTGGGCCAATGTTACGTCACTCCTACCATTGTGTTGCAGAACAAATTGAGCTCCACACAACTGGGAGAAGATTGAGGCTTTTGAGAGGGTAGAAAGCAGATTAATAGGGTGTATTCAAAATACAAAGATGGACTTGAACAAATTGGAGCCTTTTCTCATTAGAGCAATGCAGTTTACTGCCAATGTGACAAAAGTGTTTAAGATTATGAATTTATGGCACAGTGTAGATAGATGTTTCAAGTAGTtgtggggtctagaacaagatGAAATATAAGATTTATAATAGACAGCATAAGGAGCTGTTTTAATAAAGAGATTCTCCTTCGTAAGCTGTGCCTACAAAGAGGTTTAACCTTTGGTTTCTTATTTTTAGCTCTGCGTCCAAAGACATGCATGACTGACAGGGGTTCAACTAGGAGAAGAAGATTCTGATGAAGATCTCAGGGCATTGTCTTGGAGTTATTGCTTGTGATTTGCATTGTGCTCTCCATGTTAATGTTTGAAACAGTTGTAATTTCTGTAGGAAAAGTTGACAGGAATTCTTCTTCAATCACACTTAAAAGCTATTTACCCTACATTGCTTTAATTTATTTGATTCTTTTCCCCTTTGATTTGTTTTTTGGCTGCTTTATCAGCTGCAGGGGTGAATGAGAGTGCTGGGTCACCTACAGTTAGCACTCAGCACCTTCAAGCCAGGTACAGAATGAAACTTCAGTTACTGTATGCCATAAGAACTGTCTTTACATCATCGGCCAAAATAATAATAGCTCTCCAAACCCCTTTTGGTGTGCCTATCTTACTGAAAATTTGTGCCTAATTGCACATTGTTGCCATTCAGTTGTGTCCACACAAAATTAGATTAACAGTGTAACAAAATGATTAACGATCCCATCTCAGGCTTTTAAATTTCCATTGTACTTTGACTAAAATCAGTATTTCCAAAGTTAGGTGCATCTTTATCTAGCTGTGTCAAGTAAATAGCCCTTAAGTTTGAGAAAATCCTTGATATTTATGCTTAAATAGATATTCAATCACTTTGCAATATGGTGTACCCAAGCTTAATTGAGAGAATTCTTATTCagaactcttttttaaaaatgccttgGTTTATTTATTATGCATGTTCTGTTCTCAGGAGATCTGGAACTTGTTAGAAACAATATTTTTTTTTGATGAACTGTTCCTGTCATTAGAATATTACTTGTGTTGATTAAAGCACATTATTACTAATTGCTTCATTATCATTCAAGCAATATTATTTGATTATATATTCAATGTGTAATTGACATTTAAAACCTGATGAGCACTAAGTGACCTTTGAGCAACTGCTTAAACAGAGAAATGTTCAACTGAATGATTTGTTTATTAAATAATCTATTGATAGTTTCACCCTTTCAGCAATTCAGTGGataataaaaatgcaaagtacagCTGTGTATATTCATCAGCTATGTTGAGTCAAAATGGCTTCTTCTCACATTGAGAATTCTTATTCTAATTAATGCCTCACTTTGAAACACAAGCATTGTGAAATACGAACACAAGCATATGTGTGATTGATACGTTGTTCGTAGCATTTGAAGAAATTTATAATGTACTGATGTCTTGTACTTAGGCATATGTCAGACTTCATTATTTTATTATTTCTAACATTTTTCATGTAATAATTGTACATATGTGTATGTAGTGTGTAAAGAAAAGGTATacttattttaaaaaatccagTTTTATTATCTGATGAGCAATTTGTAAGTAGCTTTGCAGTTACAGTATAAATAAAAATCAACTTCTGAGCAACAGTAAATGTATTTTGTGATGCGATTCATTTTGCTCCACGTATTAACTATTTTAATGTTCAGGTGGTGGTAAACTAATTCTCAATTTGTTGTTTGGAAAAGACTACTTTCATCAGAGTTAATTCAGTTCTACTATACTTGTCTGGATCAATTTTCGCAATTTCCTCAAAATCTCAATTAGGTCATATCAAAGTTTATTTTACAAAGAAAACTCATTTAATATTACGCGTAACTTAAAATTCCGCAGACCCAGAATCATCTTGGCTCTTACTGTGTACCCACTACAGCCCCTTAGAtaaccagaactggacacggtaTCCAGTTGTTGATGACAACCAAGGTCATTAACCTCATGACCTCTAACATTCTTTTATTGTAATGTTAGGATTTTTGATGCGGTTTGGTGGGGGACACAACAAAGTAATGTGAACATTAACCTCTCTGAAAAAAGTAAACCTTTTGTTGGCATTGTGACATAAGGACCACTTTCCATGACTGGTTCCCTTCAGTCATGTAAGACCCCATTTGTCCTCAAAATGCCATATATAATCGACCATCACCATACTTGCTAGTATAATATTTGAGAATTAGTGACCTAGAAATTGGGCCAGTTGATGTCCATTTTTCAAGCATCTGTGGCTTCCTGAGGCCCTAAAATGGTAGGTAGGAGGCATTTTCTAACAATTTCTACTGCATGTTTCATGAAAATTCAAAATTTTAAATAATGGAGGTTTGAAAAGCTGCACTACAGAATTTAAAATCATTTTAAGGGCAGGTCTTTATGGCCTGTGTTACCATGGCCCAGATTTTCTGATCAGCATTGATGCTGCGTGCATTGACACTCCCTGCGAAGATTTCTGTGACCTGACCCTCTTGTGATTTTCAGCCAGGATTCCAGTCCTAGCTGAAGCATTGATGGATCAGTGCAACCTTCCAGAGAGAAAACAGTTGAGCACAAGAAAAGCCAGATGAAGACAGGACAATGACCCCTTTTCATGTCAGTCGATGTTGTATTCAGGTAGGTTCTTAAAGGTCTCAAGTCTTTCAGTATTTGAGTGGGCAGATGGATGAGTAGCTGGGGGGGTGATTTTGGGTGGTAGTGCGATTAGTTGTGGTGCTCAATTCAGTTAAGCTGGTTAGCTTCAGTTAGACCAGCTGTTAACCAGTGTCACGTTTCCTGGGTAAATATCCAGGTATGTCCCGCAACCTGAGCCAAGCCTTTGACCCAAACCCAGTGTCATAGACATTTGCAGAGGGCCCCAGGCAGTGGGAATCAATCCATCAGAAGTTTAAGCTTCCTGTGCATGTGTCAGGACTTCCGCGGGGTCCTGAAGCGCATCTCGCAACTTGATTACAATCTCCGAAGATCCAGATACCAGAGGATTTGGGCCAATGTGCATTTTAGCAAGGCTGCCTTTCCTGAAGGAATCATGGATCTGAATAATCCTGCACTACTTAAAGACACACTATTCAATGGGCTTTTTAAACCACTTTCATCATTTTGGAGTGAGTACTGGGCATAAACTTTTCCTTCACCATCCCAATATTTTAAGTTCTTTGTGGGCAAGGACAGGGTTTGACTCATGGGTATAAATTGGATAGCTACAAAAAAATGGGCATGGGGATTGTGATGTGAGATTAACCTACACCTATTAAATGTAATGTAGGCAGCGCACCAACTTTCTGCTGCTTGTTCATTAGCTGTTGTATGCAGTTAGTGCAAACCACACTGTTCATTGGTAACATATGTCAACAGGAACCCCAAAATCATAACTTCTTAGTACCATTTAAAGCTAGTCtcactgtttaaagagggtgtaTTTTGACAGGAAAAGATGCTGGGAGTTGTGCAGGAACTGAATCTAACCTGGGAAACGAGGAACGGTACAACATGGGAGAGCGTTGTCTCCACTTTTTGAACACTTCACTGGAGGtcttggtggaggtggtggaaaggaggagagatgtcctgtgTCTGCAGGGTGAtacaatccagttagggaccaatgaCTTTTGTTGTAAAGTAGGCAACATTTGAAAACCCAGTTACCTACTTAGAGAATAAAACCACATGAATTAATAAGCAAACTGCGGTTGAACACACCACAAACTGCACTTTAAATGGCAGGTGTGACCAAGATAGATCTCACAGCTTTTCTCAGCAATCCACCCAGACGTCAATGATCATTGAGAGTCACAACAAATCCTATAAAACTGTCTTTTTCATGAATAATTTCAGCTTCTCTCCTTTAAAGAGCTGGTCTGATGTTCAGTGGACAGCAGTTCTACTCCACCCAAGTTCCACAGGTGCAATTCTCACTAAAAGGCACACTAATCCAGATCTCTGTCAGATTTGTTCCCAGATTTGTCTTGCTTTGTCTTCTTTTCTGGCTATCAAGACAGTGTTCCCCTGTGTCAACCAGGCTATGTTCCAGCATCAGGCCCAGTCCCAGCCcctcagccatgctgcagccaacGACAGCTAGCTTCATGGAGCAGACAGCTTCACTGAGCTGACAACTGCTCCAGAGCTTCTCTGAGCCTCAACTCCCCACGGGCTGCTCTGAGCTGCAACTGCACAGAGCTTGAGATCTTCGGAAacctcttcagctcctgactaaCCTTGTCACATGGGCATAGACTCAGGCCCAAAAACCCAGCCCGATGGCCAATCTTTTTGCACCATCTCTGAGTGGCCGTCTTTGAAACTACATGACCTGTGCCCACTGCTGCTCTCTGGACTTGCACTAGAACCCGAGGCAATGCAGGGGTAGTAGTCCTTGGCCTCTGCCCCTGTCATCTCCCAATGGTACATCGTAACCACTCCTCTGCAGTTCCCCTCACAGAGGGGTAGGCAGCAGTGTCTGTTTCCTTCACAAGGGGACCAGTCCTccagcatacacacacaacctAGGGGGAGAAGATAGGCATGGAGGTCAGTGTCAGGAATCATgccccaaggacctggatgcagtgctgcaagacgTTCAATAATCTCTCACAAGTattcaagggcaataaatacatcttcaaatgtcatatcctCCTAACTGTACAAGTGACCTCAGCCACTGCTCAAATCACCACCTACTCATCATTCACCTATAGCCAATTACTATCAATTCAGATACCCAAGAGGTCCAAACTGCCCCTACAGAGGAGGAACACCAAAAGGAGATTTGATGATGAAGACTCACTCGCAGCCattagctcagatactgacactgctcacatttTGAGGACAGATTAAAGGTGAGATCCGCACATGGTGAGATACTGGGCACTATTTGGTTGCAGCCAGTGTAGGGACAAAGTCAGGACAGTGCCAGCTGCCTCTCAGttagccagcccagactgctttGCCCATCTTGAGATAGTGCAGTCTGAAGCTAGGCATTCTAGGCCCAGAACTGCTCAAGATAGTGCTCTAAGACCATGTACTGTCTcttccagtgaaagtcagcagccttccattcTCTTTTTATTCGGCTAAATTGATAAACGCAAAATATTTTATAGATTTTATTTTGGCGTTTCTCTGATGCTGCAATAATGCAGGCTGCAGAGATTCTTCTAGAAACTTGTTTGCTGCTATTTTCTCGTCAGTTTTATGTTAGAATTAGGTTGAGAAAAGCTGAAGAGAATAAGAAGTTTCGAAGAATTGAAGAAAATTTAAGATAATGTAAAGGGAAAAAAATCATACACCTTAAAATTTGAGGTAGATTGGGTAAAGACTTAAAGCAACACCACGTGACATCCCTCTCCCTGATGACAGAAGATGAAAACTGTTGGGTAATCAGAAGGACATAGATATTTGGAAAGGACACTTTTTCCAAGTCAGTTCCTTCCACAAGCTTCTGCAAGCTGCTTCTTAGCAAAAAGTTCTCTGACTGCCAGATGAAATGGTGTGAAATTCCAGTATCACTGCCCTGATTTTAACTGGGGAACAGTTTGGGAAGAGTCTGATGACCTTATTAGATAGCAGCCATGCACATGTCAAATGGCGCTCAGTCATGTTGACTTGGTTTCAGTGGTGAGTGAAAGATAATCATCTTCAAAACAGCTTGCAACAATCTTAGCAGTAAACATTCATGTCATTTACCTCCATCTGAACCTTCACAGATAAGTAGGAGCTGGAAGTCGTTCCGAACTgccacagaggtctacagcacagaaaaaggccctttggcccattgagtctgtgccagtcaaacaagtacctaactattctaattccagtttccagcactaggcccatccaaatacctcttaaatgttatgagggtttctgcctctaccaccctttcaggcagtgggttccagattcccaacaccctctggatgaaaatattcttcctcacgtcccctctaaacatcctgccccttaccttaaatctatgccccctggttattggtccctccaccaaggggataagttccttcctgtctaccctatttatgcccctcataattttatacatctcaatcatgtatcccctcaatctcctctgctccaaggaaaataaccccagtctatccaaaactctccagccctggcaacatcctggtaaatctcctctgcactctctctaatgcaatcacatccttcctataatgcggattccagaactgcacgcaataatctagctgtggtctaaccagtgttttatacagatccagcataacctccctgctgttatattcagtgccttggctaataaaggcaagtatcccatatgccttcttaaccaccttatctatctgtcccgctTCCTTAAGGGACCggcggacatgcacaccaagatccctctgatccttggtacttcccagggtcccaccatttatcgtgtattcccatgccttgtttgtcctgcccaagtgcatcacctcacacttatctggattaaattccatttgccactgatcagcccatctgaccagcccatctatatcctcctgtaatttaaggctatcctcctcactatttaccaccctaccaattttcatatTATCCACgtacttactgatcaaccctcctacattcaagtcgtTTACAGATACCACAAAGAGCAAGGGACCCaataccaatccctgtggaaaccCACTGGAcagaggcatccagtcacaaaacacccctcgaccatcaccctctgcttcctaccactcagccaattctggatccaatttgccaaattaccttggatcccatgggctcttaccttcgttatcagtctcccatgtgggactttatcaaaagccttgctgaagtccaagtcgactacatcaaatgcattgccctcatctatacacctggtcacctcttcgaaaaattcaatcaaattggtcagacatgacctgccCTTAACTAAATcatgctgactgtctttgattaatccctgtctatccaagtgtagattaattctgtccctcagaatcctTCCaacagtttccccaccactgaggttagactgactggcctgtagttccctggtttatcccttcttctcttcttgaataacggtaccatattggttgtcctccagtcctttgacacctctcctgtggccacagaggtattgaaaattattgccagtgcccctgctatttcctcccttacctcactcaacagcctgggatacattttctGATGATGTGCAGCAGCCCTGGTTTGCAAACTAATGTAGAAGGCATAAAGATTCCTTTGTTTCTATTTCCCAAAGAGTAGAATTATTTAATTCTCCTCAATAAATGTTACTTGAATTGCACAATTGCAGCTAGTTTTACACAAATAAAAAGCACGAGACTAAAAAATTGCGTTCAATATTTATGATTTATTTTGGTAAAAGCTGTTAAGCTTTGGAAACATTGTAGGGGCTTCAACCAGACTGCAACAAGTCAGATTTTCCCAGGGAAGGTGCCTTCTTCCAACTGATCATTCCATTTGTTTATCTAAGATGTAAAATATAAATAGTTATTTCACAgaaaacaactttattaaaatcaGCAGAACCACAGGTTTTAAGCTGTCTAAATAATTTCTTGTAGTTAAGTGAtcttttataaaattattttaaaatgcaagatTTTTGCTCAGAGTTAATATAACTTAAACAATAGAAaaccaattttattttaaaactgcAGACTTATAAAATTGATAATTAGCTTATCTGTTAATATCTGACTTTATAAAGCACAACTGATTGTTATATTTTATAAAATATAGATTGTTTTGTCATACCCATGAAATTGGGCACAAGGACTTGTACACCCTGCGAAACCATTCACATGGAGTGGTGTCAGCACCTTTTGCAGTTAGTACTTTAGTACAACGATGGAAGTCTGTAAGACAAACCACAAACAGGACAGTTTAATTATAAATGCCATCCACAACTATATTTAATTGATGAGCAATTTCAGTGACATCAATGAAAGAGAAAATCAGTGTGATATAAAACTGCTGATTCACTATCAGCCCATATTGCACAACTGGTGTTAACCAATTTTAATCCCAGAGACATTCATACACAATTGGCACAGGGATAAACAGATTAGATGGTTAAATGCAGGGCTGAAATGAGTGGTGTGAGTGtctggttttgattcatgggccaCTGTTGTTTGCATTGAAATGCAGTCAAGTACTAAAGGTCCTACCTGACTTGACATAGTcaggtgacctctgccatgagacACTGACTGCA is a genomic window of Carcharodon carcharias isolate sCarCar2 chromosome 15, sCarCar2.pri, whole genome shotgun sequence containing:
- the LOC121287965 gene encoding cytochrome c oxidase subunit 6B1, which codes for MAEDIQGKLKNYKTAPFDARFPNQNQTRNCFQNYLDFHRCTKVLTAKGADTTPCEWFRRVYKSLCPISWINKWNDQLEEGTFPGKI